The genomic segment TGTGTAATAAGTGGTTAAATGatactattattttattttattgggcaTAAGGTAATTGagaaaatgagtcattttgatcatgtCTATTTTCATACTCATAGTGAATATTTTCCACTTGTCCCTGAAATTGcagtccaccctgtcattatggggGAAACTCACACCTTTAAGAAACCCTTGTTTAGATACAACGACCAGCATTTTGTACAATGGCGGCTGAAATAGtagcaaaataaatacttatatttatgtttcacaatTTTTATCATATGTGTGTACTTCCATGTTGTCAAGCTTCACATCCACTCtattatgatgaaaattatCAATAGATACAAAAACCTTTCAAAATTTTATCTTGCTAAGTGAAGGTCCACCATGGGCTCATTAAATGTTAACATTGACCAAAATATTCACGCTGTGAGCAAGCTTAGATATTTTTCTGTTAGCATGTTGCATTGTCTCCTtgcataaaaacaatgaatttcAAGTTCATTGGAAAATCTCAACATTGTGGATAAAATTGGGAACAAATTATAGTGATTGTGTTTGTAAGCCCTTTCCACTCATTGATCCGCAAAAGTCAAAAGGCCGAAGATATTCAACGAGGCCCTCAGGCTTTGCTGGCCTGATGTTTGGAGCCCTCCGTGGCACaatcctcctcttcatccctGGCTTGCAGGTGCTCCTGACAGTGCTCTAGGAAGGAGTCCAGTGCTGAGAAGCCCTCCTGACAGGGCACACAGTGGTAGAAGCGCTGCCTCCTTGACGCTGGCCGCTCAAAGGTGTCCATCTCCTCCGTGCACACACTGCACTCTCTGCTTACCATGGATGCATTGTGGAGCTCCACGTGGTCCCTCAGCTGCGACTGCAGGGAAAAAACCTCAGTGCAGGAGGGGCACGGGAACTCTCCTTCAGCTTCTACTaggtcctcctcgtcctcctcctgcCTGGGCCTCCCGGGACCATTCCGTAAAGTCTTGCCCTGTGCCAGGCTGGCTTTTACTTTATCGTTTGGTCTGTGGTCTGGTAAGTTGCTGTCGTTTCCTGTGGCCTGAGCTTTTTTGATTGCACTGAGACACGAAGTCGCAGTGTAGTGTGCATTTAGAGACAGATGATGGAGGAAGAGTTTGCCGCATATTCTGCATGGATACGCATTTTTTCGCCTGCGCTTGCCTGCTGTCGGCTGCGTCTCGCTCACTGACGACGTCTCCCTATATGATTTTAAGCTGTGCTTCTCTTTCCTGTGCATGCACAGTTTAGCGGTGTGCCTGAAGACCATGCTGCCGGAAGCGCCACTCATGATCTGCTTTATGGACGGGATTAGTGGATCTTCAGCATGATTAGCTCCTCTCCGAGGTTGTTTAGTCTCTTTATGGCGCTGTTGTCTTGCCTCTTTGCAGACGGTTCTTGaacagaaatgtatttgttagCCTGTGCGAACAAGTCTGGACTTTTGTTattctgctgctgctgaatGAGTTCTGGGCCCATGTGTGACTCCAGCTGACTCCATCCACCCAGCTGCTGTGAATACAGCATCAGACACATAAGCTTGACATAGACATTCTTTTAGAAACTGATGATTTAAGTAGCCACATGATTACTGAGATATGTTAAACTGCACTAGAGCTGATTACACTGTTCGCCACACTTACTTGCTCAAAACATTGGTCGAAACTCACAATACAGAAAAGCAAGAAGTATGAAAGCACTCGTAGAACCATGTTTAAAAACTAGTATGACTACTTCGCTACCACTAGCGTGTGGCTAACGCTAGCGACACAGATTCGTTGAAAATTAAAGGCATcgtcttcaaaataaaacaacttaCCTTATCACCAAAAAACGCAAAGTTGCACAGCTGAATGGTTAGATAGAACAGATTGTCGCACGGTATGAAAGAAAGACGTTGTTGACTACCGTAACCGAAAGCCACACTGACgctactgcaaacaggaaagcaaaCTTTGAGGGGGCGTTACTACATTGACGAGTACCGTGACGTCACTCGTCCATATCCAATCAGCGTTTGAAATAGTACGCTGGTTGTTTATATAACTATGGCTGTGTCCGAAATCGTTCACTCACTCACTACTCTCTACTCCGCATGTATAGTGGATTATATCGTGGATACATCTCATTTCTATATTTAGAACTTCCGAGGTCCTAGCTCCTCTCACCAGAAATTCCATCGAGGAGCCAGGATATAGACAGAGGAGCGATGCAGGAGGGAGGAATCTTTAGGAGAAATAAGACAATCGTTACTCGATGACGCAATTTAACGGAGACGTCAACTAAATATGACGTCACATCATTGACATGCGTCACAAATTCACCGTACCATACATTCTCCACGCGCGTTTCAGACGCTTGAGAGATGCTCCTTAATATGGTGGCGTCACAACAACTTCCGGGTCGCGTTCAATGTTTTAAAGAGCGAGGAGCTTGGAACGTTGCATTCAAGGGACTTGAGATGCACCCAAGTAAGCTCAtttataacttgtttttttccaagttttatttagaaacacaaaacatataAACTCAAACGCCATGGCGGGAAATACAAACACAGGCAAACATTCAGTCTcattacagaaataaattaTATAGAGCATATAACTAATGTTTTATGTGCTTTCACATTCGTGGAGTGTCTAATGGACCTAATATATTGCTTGActtaattttcaaaaaatgcAAAAGGGAGGTTTTTGATTAGTGTATCAACATTTATGAATATGCCATTTAGCTGATAGTATAATGAGATTAATagtataaaaaattttttttgttcacaggTGCATAGTTAATGAAGCCAAACAATATATGCTCAAAGCAAAGAGAAAGATTTGGTTCTATACAGAGTAgaatcaaatataaatatcttTCCATAATTGGGCAGAGAGTGgacaattcaaaaataaataaaaaatattttcaggggAAAACGGCAATTAgattcattttattgttaacCAAAAACTTTGcaggtaaataaaataaaaaataaaaaaaattccagtcaAGACTATCAACAAGATTATTCCAATAATaaacgtgtgtgtatatataaatatatatatatatatatatatatatccatccatccattttctgagccgcttctcctcactagggtcgcgggcgtgctggagcctatcccagctatcatcgggcaggaggcggggtacaccctgaactggttgccagccaatcgcagggcacatacaaacatacaaccattcggactcacattcacacctaggggcaatttagagacgtcaattaatctaccatgcatgttttgggatgtgggaggaaaccggagtgcccggagaaaacccaggcaggcacggggagaacatgcaaactccacacaggcggggccgggattgaaccccggtcctcagaatatatatatatatatatatatatatattgatgcaacatcattttgaataaatgtaCGTAAATTACAATTATTGTTGCGCCGTCTTGAAAGAAAATTAATTCCCTCCATCTGTGACGCATCTCGTGCCACCATTCTTCTCTGAAGACGCAATGCGTTATGGTATTTCACGACTCGGTGAGTGACCGTCGGTTTGTCACAACTTTTTGCTATGTTTTGTGGGTAATTTTGAGTGCACTATATAGGGCACTGAATTTGATCACTAGACAAAGCCATTGCGACCTTTTTATTACCTTTTAGGTGTAACATCACCTCTACCATCAAAAAGACCACACAGACAGCATGATTGGTCGAATGAAGATCAAGCGTTTAATATAAACAAGGAACACTACAGCAAGTActgtaataattaaattatttctttAAGGCTTAAACATCTGCTAATTCAACAGCATGTATTGATGCAAATAaagagttggcatttattgaaCAGAAACAGACATTCATTATTTGGTCACAAATACATAACGACTGAATACGAAAAACAATCATAGAATGAACAACACCTTGATGGTGGGCAAGAGGGGAAAAATGTACCTGAATGAATAACACATATGCAGGGAACCTATTTTTAGCACTaacaaaaatgaaggaaaactGTCAGAAAATGATGCGTATACTGTGCTAAACTTGATTTAGTTTAGATATAAAGGTATCACGAGCACCTCACTTAAATAAAGCTTTGCAGTTTACTGACATTAGAAAATCCAAATGAttcaatcaaaacattttgttgaataGCTGCCATAAAAGCCAGGCTTCCAGTCCACAATAAGTCCGACATTAGCAACatcacaaaatatttacttgatcAACATTTTAGTAGAATTAAATCCACATGTATTGGAGATTATTGTACCACAGGCCTAAAACTGTCTAACCAAATTAACATTTGCTATTAAAATGATCTCCTACAATGACAATGGGTGACCAATTCCCATTCATTCCCACATCTCCTGGATTATTTCATAAAGTGGGCACAAGAACAACCTgatccaaacaaaaacacagaagcaGCATGACTGATGACAAAGCATTTTTGTAACACCATAAACATCAGgagtacagtacattacaaaGGCATCGTCACATATTCTGAGCTGAGCTACACTGCTTTCACAGGACTGACTCATCAAGTACAATAGGACTGTACTTTGgctaaataaattttaaatacGCACCGGTATTCTTCAGTACCATTGactaaattatataaaaaaaacaacagggtATGTAGGAAGTTACATGATGCAATACTCTAGGAAACTCTTCAGTATATACGTCGATCATACAGAAGACTGCTGTTACCACAGAGACATTTGGCAAAATCATTACAGAGGGACCAAAACTATGCCTTGAAACTCAAAAGTTGAAAGCTCAGACATACcagtataatactgtacatgattttGGGAACCACGAGTTGTATTTTGACGACCCCAATTGAAatcttaaaatataaaattttaaacCAATGTGTTACTTTCATCATAAAATAAGACCAACTAAAATGAGTGCTAAAGCTACATTAGCATTGCGGTCTTCATTTCCCCTCGAACAGTTGGAGGGTGTAAAAATCACAAGTAaaccacatttaaaacaaaatgcctTCTGACACTTTTAGCCAGGTGAAATGTAACAGCAAATAATATCAACATCAAACTCTTAGTCTGCTCCTCTCAGTTCATATACCTGTAAATGCAAGTCCATTAAGtatataattaattataattaagaGGACCTCTCCCTCTGATTACCTGATTGTGCATTGCAAATAACtctgaccatccatccattttctataacattTATCCCCACTTTAAGCAAAATTTGTCTGAAGGAAGTTGGGAGTGACATaggtttaatattattttttaaaaactctttaCAGTGTTCAACTATTTTGATGCATGAGACTTCTATATCTTACTATCTTGCAATTCATATTCAGTACTTCTTAAaacaatgacttaaaaaaataagtaaaaatatcATCTGTACACTACCTTTGATTAAAAGGATGGTATTAAAGACATTCACTATCCCTTTAAATCACAGAATGTTCTCCAGAAAATACATTAAACAGGAGAAACAATCAAGAGTTGTATGACTGGAGCAAGATGACAGTTGTGTGTGCTTCTATACTGTAACAGTCCAGTGTTAAATTGCAAAAGAGAATGGCAAAATAGTCCGCCATTCACCACCAAGTCCAGTGTGATTTTCACCATGAGGATTCATTTTCACAGGCCTGTCTTTGTAGGCTAATCAGAAGGCTCACAGACTTTAAATGTTCAAGCACTGTATGtgctataaaataaaaagtctatcTCTTATAGTGGCTGGGAGCATCCGCGAACATGTATTTCAGTCTGTAAGCTTCAGCCAGAAGAAGGCCTACTTCTTCGTTACCCCAGTGGATTGTGGGAAGGTTCTGCAGTAGTATAAGAAGGCCCTGAAGAGCAAAAGAAAATTAATTCCCAGTAGAGAGAAAGTCTATCTTAATGACAGTGACCCAGaggatacattttttattaactaaagacattttgatattccccatcttgaaaaatgatttttaaacctgtgaGGTGATCTGAGGAGAAGGCTGTGTACAGAATATTTAGAATCCAATTGATGACTGGCATGCTTTAGCATGGGCACATATATTCTTTTGTATTCTATTTTGAAACGTTTGTgacattatttgtattaataaacattttatctgTTTTTTCCTCACAATAACTGccttattattatgtatttaatcAGTTCATAGTAaagttgtccccccccccccggtaaCGTACTCAAAGTAACAAACTCAGGGCATGTTTACAAGTAAATGGTGTAATACAGTTGAAAATTTTATAAATAATGTAAACGTTTTTGAAGAGGTCATCATACAATATTAGTAACTCATTTAATCCCAGCCATTTTTCAAAAGAGAACCCCCCTTagtaccagccattttagaGGATTTTGACCAATCTTTCAAGgcacacagaatattgtgttcgaTGGCTATATAAACATggcacccacccaaaaaaaaagattagagTTCCATCTTTCAAAcgacaaaaaaagttttgtttctaCCTTTTTCCATTCTTCAGTAATTAGCGGTAGAACATAGGTAAGTAATaccaaaattctaaattgtatgATGcactgctgccatcttgtgtccGTTTTTATGGGGATTTAAATTGCTCTCAGGCCTAATCCTATAGGGAAGAGTGACGTCAGCCCCCTTCTGAAGCGGACGGCGCACAAAAACGTAAAAGACGTAAAACTACGTCTTTGGGATTAGGTGATCAAGTTCTAAAAGACGTAAGACAGTCATTGAATGAATGATTTTCAGAaaagatttgttatttttatttttaaacggtATCATGTAAATAGCCATTCAGAAAGGAATAATCAGATCATGAGTCAAATGATCAAATTGTCCAGACAAAGCGTTGGGAACTGGACTTCTGGTGTCTGTTTATAAATCTTTGTCcttcataaaaacaatgtcAAGCTTTTCAGTAACCATTGGTTTTTGGGTGTCTGAAGTATTTTAAAGTTATGTGACTAAAAAGACATACATACCTGAAAGTCAACCATGGAGAGAATTTCTTTGCGCCACTCAATGAGGAAAGCGGCACAGACATACAAGTGAAAGTGGGAGAACCCTTCTGTTTCAGCctgtggaaaaaatacaaaacaattatttccaaCATTGAACTCCCCATTTCAAGAGGACTAATAACGCAGTCATTTTCCcaaaacaagattttttttggtaGTTTTCACAGCTGTACTAGACTACATTCAATTCTGAATGACGACGCATTTGCCACCTGGTATGTATCCCAGAGTCGGATTGTGCAACGCAGTGGCAGCTCCCTCATCAACAGATTGTTCATCCAACGGAAAGCAAACTGCAGATATTCCACCTCATactttttgaaatgattgtGAATGTCCTCTGAAGGCAGAAACACACAGTTacgttaaaattattttttatctttcaaCCTGAATTAGCTAGTAAATGTAGTACACAAGTATCAAGACTAAAGAATGCCCAACGCCAATATTGTGCAAGGTATAGATCGGCGCCAATgataaaagtatttattgtggGCCTATTTTACAGTGAGAGAGATGCTGATGAAGAACCGTCTTACCATCGATCCGACTGACAAGCTCTTCTAAAGCTTTGACTTTGTTCTGGATTCCTGGCTGAGCGAAGGTGTAATTGTCCTAAAACAACAGCAGATTTCACAAACCCAGCACATTTCAAGAAGTAGAAATGTGTGCAGACCTGTATTCCGTCCAACAGTTTGCTCATGCACCAGAAGCTGTCTGCCTCAATGTTTCTCTGAATGTCCAGAGAAAGAGCAGCCACTTCAAAGTTCTCCATGTCCTCCACTAGAAGAGTAAATGACAGTGAATGACATTGGACACTGACCTGCCTCAATCTCTAAATGTTGACATTAATTGACTCACTTAAAGTAATAATGAGGATTGTACTTGAATGTGGTACCATTTTAAAAGTAGTAAgacatttatttatagagcagtttcaatcaaataaaagttctgtacaaacaagtaaaaaCAAGTACAAGTACAAATTGTAGGTAGAGGATGtcaaaggtcccatattttaccaaaccatcgtttcctagtatttgggatgttgtaTTGGCTCAATCGTTCCTCAGTAAAcgtgtaaaatatgaattaaaaaaaaaaatttcattcgaatttctcgaacTTATAtacgtcactagcaaagatctctgcctacctctccgctccagagccagcgctgtcaacataaacgtgtgctctcacaagtgggtcttctacacagaggcaaccaatcggAGGAAAGGAGGCAGtctgagccaaatatggacaaagcggatacaaaactgtgtCAAACAGAAGGAGCTGTCagagggccttttctggacaattgtatgacaaaaccaaggtgtttttttttttttttttaaatgaaattgacacttgtaTACAAAGTCCAAGTCTGAGCATAGTCACTATGgaggccaaaatatgggacctttaagcaCACAACACTAAAGATGTCCTGACTGGGAGTATATCAATGCATAGAGGGTAGTTTAGATTTTCCCACAGGTAACTTACTGACAAACTCAGACAGGAAGACAACAAAAAAGGGCGTGACTAGATCATTGATCCCCTGGACGTAGCCACTGGCTGGGTGTCGAATTGCCCAGATGAAGAGGATACGCTCAAACACCTGAAGGAAAGAGAGATGACAATACTATCTGAAAGTGCCAAATAAAGTTTTGTTAGAAGTTAGACTTTGTCCATTCATCATAAATTCTTAAACAAGTGACTAGTAGCTGGTCCATCAAATATTTTGGACAGAGTTATTAGAAGATCCCATAAATGTCTCAGGTACTGTATTACATTACATATTATGTGGTTTAATAAGAGTTGGTGTAGACTCGAAATGACAGAGAGCGCTAGTTTTTTGTCAGCGATACCAGAGGGCCAAAAGCATGTCCTAACCAGATGTAtgacaaaaatgccattttaaatatacatgtgTCTGTTTTTTATTGGAACAATGTACATCAAAGTATGTAAACACTGGTATATTTCATGCTTTCATGTATAAAAGAGCCATTCTTCAGCAATAAAGGGTTTGACGCAATCCAAAAATAACCACATACTGTGAATTTTCCCCCCCCTGTGCAAAGGGCTCTACATAAAAACTACCTTTCAAAGATGGCACATAACAGAACAGCAAATGCACTAAGTGCAAGAAcccattttgaattttttccccacaaaaatcAACTCActcaaaattgtaatattatacTACCTTTGTCCTGCATGTCATTCAAAATCTCCAAATTATTAGGCATACTCACTTTGCAGTATAGGGCAGTTCAATCTGGTTTGTTGTAGGGGCCCTGGTGCGTTTTTGGATGACACAAATTTTAGTAACTCTTCATGCACTTTAAATGAACCGTCGATGGTTATTATGATGAACAAAATAGCTGTTGTTTGTGTACTTTTAATTTGAGAGCTTGGCAGCGTCAGTATATATGTCTCACATTAATTTCAGTTCCTAGCATGCATTGCAGCATTAAATGGCCGCTGAGTTGGCTGCTTGCGCTTTAAGCGAAGCGGTCAGCGCCCTCGACTCCCAATCAGTGATACAGTGCAAGTGTGAGTTAGAACCCCGGTGTGGTCGACGGTGCAGAATTGCCACTGTAGTAATGTAACCCTGGGCCAGAACACATTACATAAGTTTGCCTTTTAATTTGTTAAACATATAAACTGCTTCCTATTCTTGATGATATTCCTgatggtaaaaaacaaacacctggAGGATGCACTCCTAAACCATgtctgccacctagtggtgaaTGGTGCTATTATAATTTAAAACTGATCAGGTAGGCTATTGTGGAGGAAACATGCTATaatccccccccctccaaaaaaaaatacatttttgaattcCTTTTCGGGAGAAAATCAATCCAGGGGCTGCCATTACCCATCCCTGATGTAGACTGACAGGATGAAccacaagttttttttgttcttatttaGCTTTTACCTCTTGCACTACAGGCTGCTGGAACAATGGAATCAGAGGGTTGGTCCTCGGAATGTCGATGTGAATCTACCAAGAGGAGACAAATGTGCAGGATTGTTTCCTACAGTAAGTATATCATGGCATGAATTTTGTTGTGGGTGACTAGCAGTTTAAAGCAGCACTGGTCAATCGTACCTGGCGGTATGTGTCTTTGTAGTGCTCATCCGTTCTAGAGTGGTAATATTGCACAATGAAGCCAAAGTACTCCTCTCGCTTCCTTTTGAGCACAAGCTCTCTGCGCTCCTTGTTGGCCGGCAGGTAACCCTATTGGGAGCAAAGAGAGTGGAGTGGATTGAGTATGtcaaaataaagtgaattaaagTACTTGTAATGCCTCTTACAGAGAGAAGCCTCCATGTGATAGGACGGACTTCCCTTGGTATGCCTGACCAGCTGTGCTTCCGCAGCTCCTCTGAAATCAATCCGTATTTTCCCAATTAATACCATCACACGTAGTGTACTCTTACAGCCACGATGATTCATTACCACGCGTATGGAGCTGGTGTCCTACCAAGGTCAGTATTGGCACTAGCCAGCAGTTGCTTGAATTTGTCCAGCCGGCTCTTTTCCCGCACGGTCATGGGAGGGGCTCCTGATGCATTCTGGTCTGAAATGCGAGCCACCAGAGGGATGATGGGTCGAACTGGGAGAGAATGCTGCTTCTGCAGTGTGGCGTGAACTGTGAAAGGTCAGACaatcaaatgtgaaatgacagacaTTTTAAGTGTACATCGCTAAAGCAACAGAGTATACACAATGTAGTACATTGTGTATTGTCAATATAGTATGTAATCTAGAACCATGTTAAGACCATGACAACAGCTAATAAAATAACTGCGGCCATCCAGGTAACGTGGCAAAACACATTCATACTGGAGACACTCTGTGACTgattgcatttatttgataaagtTGAGttcaaaagaggaaaaaatacagtgaaacctctcaAGAAGAAATCCcctaaatgttaattttattcCATTTCACTTATTATACTCTCTTAAGAGGTGTTTCAAGATCACACACTGTCGTATATTTCTCTGTGCTGCACAGCAcagagaaccagatcacacacatgcagggaTGCAAGGAGAAATATTAGAGTGAAAGCGCAAAAAGTGAAGCATAGAGGGCAGACAGAGCTTCAACTGCTGCCAACTCTTGTATTAGTTGTGATGGTGAAATTGTGACTGCGAATATTAACTTTCCATTTTCATTGTAGTTCTCCGTCACTGTTAAAACTCAAAGCCAAATTGACTTGCTGAACATAGCA from the Phycodurus eques isolate BA_2022a chromosome 1, UOR_Pequ_1.1, whole genome shotgun sequence genome contains:
- the si:ch211-148l7.4 gene encoding zinc finger protein 354B, yielding MSGASGSMVFRHTAKLCMHRKEKHSLKSYRETSSVSETQPTAGKRRRKNAYPCRICGKLFLHHLSLNAHYTATSCLSAIKKAQATGNDSNLPDHRPNDKVKASLAQGKTLRNGPGRPRQEEDEEDLVEAEGEFPCPSCTEVFSLQSQLRDHVELHNASMVSRECSVCTEEMDTFERPASRRQRFYHCVPCQEGFSALDSFLEHCQEHLQARDEEEDCATEGSKHQASKA
- the tbc1d22b gene encoding TBC1 domain family member 22B, whose translation is MATENRINFWRRNAKVPGSVQPVYGAQHPPLDPCLRRSYPKDAKLKLNNLKSKKTSSFHEFARSTNDAWDIDDDEEDDDFLGSPTLCSSLPSEMQSSFTQKQTHDAAAVTQSGISQTTEEETERELVNNKVIKSNSEVHLSTSSVHATLQKQHSLPVRPIIPLVARISDQNASGAPPMTVREKSRLDKFKQLLASANTDLEELRKHSWSGIPREVRPITWRLLSGYLPANKERRELVLKRKREEYFGFIVQYYHSRTDEHYKDTYRQIHIDIPRTNPLIPLFQQPVVQEVFERILFIWAIRHPASGYVQGINDLVTPFFVVFLSEFVMEDMENFEVAALSLDIQRNIEADSFWCMSKLLDGIQDNYTFAQPGIQNKVKALEELVSRIDEDIHNHFKKYEVEYLQFAFRWMNNLLMRELPLRCTIRLWDTYQAETEGFSHFHLYVCAAFLIEWRKEILSMVDFQGLLILLQNLPTIHWGNEEVGLLLAEAYRLKYMFADAPSHYKR